A window from Topomyia yanbarensis strain Yona2022 unplaced genomic scaffold, ASM3024719v1 HiC_scaffold_4, whole genome shotgun sequence encodes these proteins:
- the LOC131695479 gene encoding ATP-binding cassette sub-family C member 4-like has product MDFNKTTSRPVHPYAQANLFSKYFFWWLFGLLRTGLRRQISTEDIYETLPVHRSERIGKRFAECWWKLQLQHCSYRKWLPPEPSSPDVLPRQQKPWKLLKVVLKIYGTSVLMFGGIYSCLESACRIIQPFLLGQLILYFDQFRLPTTSDEVAGENNGTPTAIPPTTAYLYAAGILLSVLLPSAIFHLYQLFLLQVGMKIRIGCCALIYRKIFQMTTTLSADGLSGRVINLMSNDASRFDYAVIFFHDLWKGPVELVIVSVLVYRLIGPAGLIGIGLLLLFIPGQGWLGKRAAGYQLRAALASDERFKFMTEVIRGIQVIKMYVLEKPFEAIVRKLRRKEIQALRGSAYVKSTLFALRIIPKISIFLSLIAYVYTGHALTAMRVYMLISFFSVIHHSMVEFWPLAVTSCAEAWVSLKRIQEFLLEEGQMQDIGGSVEDPKQSSGKITLQNVSARWPQSSFELRALNWIITEGQTWAVIGEVGSGKSTLLNLMMKELLPLEGSVFVGGTVSYCSQKPWVFEGTVRDNIVFIEPFDEDRYNEVVRVCALRRDFQLWPSGDLTIVGERGVSLSGGQKARVNLARAIYRKANIYLLDDPLSAVDAHVGKLIYKDCVQGFLKKEVCVLVTHQLQCLRGLNNILIMRGGHIEGSGSYEQLHNHFVDLGFSEIAQEVSSDQFTDENSFLASQQQSKVEELQLDGNVGFKVYLDFLTSVKSGIFIACVGLLLLTWQISSTGTDYFVFLWVTWEENFSQTATSWTTEHHVFVYTGLIILNLLLSVNSLTFFEICLRASLHLHTDLYRGISRATMYFFNTNSSGRIMNRFSKYIGLIDSSLPVVLIDSLYFFLELAGIIAIVSLANYWLLVPTAGMGLIFYLLRFVFLKTARNVKRVEAITRSPVITHTNATIEGLSTVRAFGAERQLLAAFDAKQDLNSSASFMFGAVTRGFAFWLDLICCLYIGVIVFSFLVLGTEIVSGNVGLVITQVLNLIGMCNWGLRQTAELENQMTSVERVLEYARLEPEKDVTEDGLETHAKDWPQAGTIAFHDVSLRYAPNAEPVLKEISFKIKAKERVGIVGRTGTGKSSIIQALFRLVPAESTGRIEIDRSNIGSVPLDRLRAAISIIPQEPVIFSGTLRNNLDPFGVLEDSRILKALEQVELKHVVSNCAAGLNTRLVEGGVNFSVGQRQLICLARAILRDSRILIMDEATASVDPETDRLIQRTIRQQFQNCTILTIAHRLHTIMDNDRVLVMDAGRLVELGSPANLLRQQDGYFRRLFDETGMDARGYLTP; this is encoded by the exons ATGGATTTCAACAAAACAACCTCCCGCCCGGTGCATCCGTACGCCCAGGCGAACCTCTTCAGCAAGTACTTTTTCTG GTGGCTGTTTGGATTATTACGAACCGGGCTGCGAAGGCAGATTTCCACCGAGGATATCTACGAGACGCTGCCGGTTCATCGAAGCGAACGAATAGGAAAACGATTTGCGGAATGCTGGTGGAAACTGCAATTGCAGCATTGCTCCTACCGGAAATGGCTACCGCCTGAGCCGTCGTCGCCCGATGTATTACCACGCCAGCAAAAACCTTGGAAACTGCTCAAGGTGGTGTTGAAAATTTATGGCACAAGTGTTCTGATGTTCGGGGGAATCTACAGCTGCCTGGAATCGGCTTGCAG AATTATTCAACCGTTTCTACTGGGCCAATTGATCCTGTACTTCGATCAGTTCCGGTTGCCGACGACTAGCGACGAGGTAGCAGGCGAGAATAATGGTACCCCAACAGCGATACCGCCAACCACAGCTTACCTGTATGCAGCTGGAATTCTGCTCAGTGTGCTGCTCCCGTCGGCCATTTTTCACCTGTACCAACTGTTTCTGCTCCAGGTCGGGATGAAAATTCGCATCGGATGCTGTGCGCTTATCTATCGGAAG ATTTTCCAAATGACCACCACCCTCTCGGCGGACGGACTGAGCGGACGTGTCATCAACCTAATGTCCAACGACGCCAGCCGGTTCGACTATGCCGTGATCTTTTTCCACGATCTCTGGAAGGGTCCCGTCGAGTTGGTGATCGTTTCGGTACTAGTCTATCGACTGATCGGTCCAGCAGGTCTCATTGGAATAGGTCTGCTGCTGCTGTTCATACCCGGGCAGGGTTGGTTGGGCAAGAGAGCAGCCGGATACCAGCTGCGCGCTGCCCTCGCCAGCGATGAACGGTTCAAGTTTATGACCGAAGTGATCCGCGGAATTCAGGTCATCAAAATGTACGTGTTGGAGAAACCGTTCGAGGCGATCGTGCGGAAGTTGCGGCGTAAGGAAATTCAAGCACTTCGCGGTAGTGCGTACGTGAAATCTACACTTTTTGCGCTACGCATCATTCCGAAGATTTCGATCTTTCTTAGCCTGATCGCTTACGTGTACACCGGACACGCTCTTACGGCGATGCGTGTCTACATGCTGATATCGTTTTTCAGCGTGATTCACcattcgatggtggagttctggCCGCTGGCAGTTACTTCGTGTGCCGAAGCTTGGGTTTCGTTGAAACGAATACAGGAGTTTTTGCTGGAGGAAGGACAGATGCAGGACATTGGCGGCTCAGTCGAAGATCCAAAGCAGTCCTCGGGTAAGATAACGCTTCAGAACGTTTCTGCTAGATGGCCGCAATCTAGTTTTGAGCTACGAGCCCTAAACTGGATCATCACCGAAGGTCAGACTTGGGCGGTTATCGGTGAAGTCGGTTCCGGAAAATCGACTCTTCTCAATCTTATGATGAAGGAGCTGCTCCCGTTGGAAGGATCAGTATTTGTTGGTGGTACGGTTAGCTACTGTTCACAGAAACCGTGGGTGTTCGAAGGAACGGTGCGAGACAATATTGTTTTCATAGAACCCTTCGATGAAGATCGTTACAACGAAGTGGTAAGGGTTTGTGCGCTTAGAAGAGATTTTCAACTGTGGCCAAGTGGCGATCTTACCATTGTTGGAGAACGAGGAGTTAGCTTGAGTGGAGGACAGAAAGCTAGGGTTAATCTAGCTAGGGCGATCTATCGAAAGGCGAACATTTATCTGCTGGACGATCCTCTGTCAGCGGTGGATGCTCACGTAGGGAAGTTGATCTACAAAGACTGTGTTCAGGGGTTCCTGAAGAAAGAGGTCTGCGTTCTGGTAACTCATCAGTTGCAGTGTTTAAGAGGATTGAACAACATTCTGATCATGAGGGGAGGTCACATTGAAGGTAGTGGATCGTATGAGCAGTTGCACAATCACTTCGTTGATTTGGGATTCAGTGAAATTGCTCAAGAGGTTTCAAGTGACCAATTTACAGACGAGAATAGTTTTCTGGCTTCACAGCAGCAGAGCAAAGTCGAAGAACTTCAGCTGGACGGGAATGTAGGTTTCAAGGTGTACCTAGACTTCCTTACGTCTGTGAAGAGCGGTATATTCATAGCGTGTGTAGGCTTGCTTCTACTAACTTGGCAGATATCTTCCACGGGAACTGATTACTTCGTGTTTCTATG GGTCACGTGGGAAGAAAACTTCTCGCAAACGGCAACGTCATGGACCACAGAACATCACGTGTTTGTCTACACGGGACTCATTATTCTGAACCTTCTGTTATCCGTAAACTCATTGACCTTCTTCGAGATATGCCTACGAGCGTCACTACATCTCCACACGGACTTATATCGGGGTATCTCCCGTGCCACAATGTACTTCTTTAACACCAACTCATCCGGtcgaattatgaatcgtttctcAAAATATATTGGCCTTATCGACTCTAGTCTCCCGGTTGTGCTTATCGACAGCCTGTAC TTCTTTCTAGAATTGGCTGGAATTATTGCGATCGTCTCGCTGGCTAACTACTGGCTATTGGTACCAACGGCCGGCATGGGTCTCATATTCTACTTGCTGCGATTCGTCTTTCTGAAGACGGCACGGAACGTCAAACGGGTGGAAGCAATCA CACGCAGCCCAGTGATTACCCATACGAACGCTACCATCGAGGGGTTGAGTACTGTTCGGGCTTTCGGCGCCGAACGTCAACTGCTGGCAGCGTTCGACGCCAAACAGGATTTGAATAGTTCAGCTTCGTTCATGTTTGGTGCCGTCACCAGAGGTTTCGCCTTCTGGTTGGATTTGATTTGCTGTCTCTACATTGGAGTGATTGTGTTTAGTTTTTTGGTTCTGGGAACAG AAATTGTCAGCGGAAATGTCGGCCTGGTAATAACCCAGGTGTTGAATCTGATCGGAATGTGTAATTGGGGCCTACGACAGACTGCCGAGCTGGAAAATCAGATGACTTCCGTGGAACGAGTGCTAGAGTACGCTAGGCTTGAACCGGAAAAGGATGTGACGGAAGACGGTCTGGAAACACATGCCAAAGATTGGCCCCAGGCTGGAACAATAGCGTTTCACGATGTGTCCCTTCGGTACGCTCCCAATGCTGAACCCGTTCTGAAAGAAATCAGCTTCAAGATTAAAGCAAAG GAACGAGTGGGCATCGTTGGTCGTACCGGAACGGGCAAGTCATCAATAATTCAGGCTCTCTTTCGGCTGGTGCCAGCGGAATCGACGGGTCGCATCGAAATCGATCGCAGCAACATAGGGAGTGTTCCGTTGGACCGACTACGGGCTGCCATTTCAATTATTCCCCAGGAGCCGGTGATATTTTCCGGCACTTTGCGCAACAATCTAGACCCCTTCGGGGTGCTGGAGGATAGCCGGATTTTGAAAGCACTCGAGCAG GTTGAGCTGAAACACGTGGTTTCAAATTGCGCTGCCGGACTGAACACCAGGTTGGTCGAGGGAGGAGTGAATTTTAGCGTCGGCCAACGGCAGCTGATCTGCCTCGCGAGAGCCATTCTTCGCGACAGTCGGATTTTAATCATGGACGAAGCGACGGCCAGTGTGGATCCAGA AACCGACCGGCTGATTCAGCGCACCATAAGACAACAATTTCAGAACTGCACCATACTCACCATCGCCCACCGACTGCACACCATAATGGACAACGACCGGGTCCTGGTGATGGACGCTGGCCGTCTGGTGGAGCTCGGTAGCCCAGCGAACCTACTGCGCCAACAGGATGGCTACTTTCGGCGGTTGTTCGATGAAACCGGTATGGACGCGAGAGGATATCTAACACCGTGA